The proteins below are encoded in one region of Haladaptatus sp. R4:
- the hisI gene encoding phosphoribosyl-AMP cyclohydrolase — MSQSSEVALAFDENELLPAIAQDADTGDVLMLAYVSPEAVEKSLETGFAHYYSRSRDELWKKGGTSGHLQHVKDVRVDCDADTLLYLVEQDGGACHVGYESCFYRSIESVDRDGDEPTAETEIVAERVYDPDEVYE, encoded by the coding sequence ATGAGCCAGTCGTCCGAAGTCGCCCTCGCGTTCGACGAGAACGAATTACTTCCCGCAATCGCACAGGATGCGGACACCGGAGATGTTCTGATGTTGGCATACGTTTCCCCCGAAGCCGTCGAGAAAAGCCTCGAAACCGGGTTCGCTCACTACTATTCCCGCAGTCGGGACGAACTCTGGAAGAAGGGCGGAACCAGCGGTCACCTCCAGCACGTGAAGGACGTTCGCGTCGATTGTGACGCCGACACGCTGCTCTACCTCGTCGAGCAGGACGGCGGTGCCTGCCACGTGGGCTACGAATCCTGTTTCTACCGCAGTATCGAATCCGTCGACCGGGACGGAGACGAACCGACCGCGGAAACCGAAATCGTCGCCGAACGGGTGTACGATCCCGACGAAGTGTATGAGTGA
- the glmM gene encoding phosphoglucosamine mutase: MKVFGSSGTRGVANDELTPEFVLKIAKAAGTVWRTDRIALARDTRATGDMLADAAASGLASVGVDVDRLGIVPTPGAQSYAESEGVPALMITASHNPPEYNGVKLIGDDGIELSVDDLERVERKFLTEAFEEVRWSETGHSHVIDDARERYVSQLLDSIDTNKIADANLTVALDPGHGAGSLTSPEFFRQLGCRVVTTNSQPDGHFPGRNPEPVPGNLRDLGRLVEASGADVGIAHDGDADRAIFYDENGEYIEGDATLAALSAAQLEPGDAVVSAVNVSQRLVDVAHETGATLELTPIGSTNIITRIRELRDQNVSVPVAGEGNGGIFFPNYRLTRDGAYTAAKFLELLVDASVSEVVAPYGGYHNVRTNIKYTTDAEHDALLAAAEKAATDSNAELNTRDGYRLDFGDAWVLARPSGTEPMMRIYAEAHERHRAEELATEMEDALRTAKADA, translated from the coding sequence ATGAAGGTGTTCGGGTCGAGCGGGACGAGAGGGGTCGCCAACGACGAACTGACTCCCGAGTTCGTGCTCAAGATCGCGAAGGCTGCGGGAACGGTCTGGCGCACCGACCGCATCGCACTCGCACGGGATACACGAGCGACAGGCGACATGCTCGCCGACGCCGCGGCCAGCGGATTGGCGAGCGTCGGGGTGGACGTGGACCGTCTCGGCATCGTGCCGACGCCCGGCGCACAGTCGTACGCCGAAAGCGAGGGTGTTCCCGCGTTGATGATAACCGCGAGCCACAACCCGCCGGAGTACAACGGCGTGAAGCTCATCGGCGACGACGGCATCGAACTCTCGGTCGACGACCTCGAACGAGTCGAAAGGAAGTTTCTCACCGAAGCGTTCGAGGAAGTTCGCTGGAGCGAGACGGGCCACAGCCACGTCATCGACGACGCCCGCGAACGATACGTCTCCCAACTGCTCGATTCGATAGACACGAACAAAATCGCCGACGCGAACCTCACCGTCGCCCTCGACCCCGGTCACGGTGCCGGTTCGCTCACCTCCCCCGAATTCTTCCGCCAACTCGGCTGCCGCGTCGTCACGACGAACAGCCAACCCGACGGCCACTTTCCCGGCCGCAACCCCGAACCCGTCCCCGGAAACCTCCGTGACCTCGGCCGATTGGTCGAAGCGAGCGGCGCTGACGTCGGTATCGCCCACGACGGTGACGCCGACCGAGCCATCTTCTACGACGAGAACGGCGAGTACATCGAAGGCGACGCGACGCTCGCCGCGCTCTCGGCCGCTCAACTCGAACCCGGCGACGCCGTGGTCTCCGCCGTCAACGTCTCCCAGCGGCTGGTTGACGTCGCCCACGAGACGGGTGCGACCCTCGAACTGACGCCCATCGGGAGCACGAACATCATCACCCGAATTCGAGAATTACGGGACCAGAACGTGTCGGTACCGGTCGCAGGAGAGGGCAACGGCGGCATCTTCTTCCCGAACTATCGTCTCACCCGCGACGGCGCGTACACCGCCGCGAAATTCCTCGAACTGCTGGTCGACGCAAGCGTGAGCGAGGTAGTGGCACCGTACGGCGGCTACCACAACGTTCGGACGAACATCAAGTACACGACGGACGCCGAACACGACGCGCTGCTCGCCGCCGCGGAGAAGGCGGCGACGGATTCGAACGCCGAACTGAACACCCGCGACGGCTACCGCTTGGATTTCGGTGATGCGTGGGTGCTGGCCCGCCCCAGCGGAACGGAACCGATGATGAGAATCTACGCCGAGGCGCACGAACGCCATCGCGCCGAGGAACTGGCGACGGAGATGGAAGACGCCCTTCGTACGGCCAAAGCGGACGCCTGA
- a CDS encoding MFS transporter: MGRARRTVGWNIGLYYVYKSTKAVEFYRPIMYLYFLSLGLDFTAIAVLEGIYNVTTLVSEIPTGYVGDRVGRRNSLLIGTGIITLTLVGIGFAENFVHLAALYACWSFGYTFRSGTSDAWLYDTLTDDLSEDQFAHVRGRGQSAALLVGVVGSVLGGYLAQIDLAYPFFVAAGVTGVGVPVLLGMDEPASYEESESDELGVREAAGVIRETLSEERLRAFVVYYFVLFSAVSYLVFMYVQPVLKTVLPQVGVVPGNVEPILGWFYAAISLLSAGLSYYTGAIRERIGLRTWFLTIPFVVGIALVALRMMPVLAIPAFLFARGIAETTRSLASQYVNDRIETLGRATVLSSLAMVSSLAVIPFQLGSGVLSDVASPLTALAVAGGFLIVGSLVVIGWETPVKSATGHRAEAE, from the coding sequence ATGGGTCGGGCGCGTCGCACCGTCGGATGGAATATCGGACTCTACTACGTCTACAAGTCCACGAAAGCGGTGGAGTTCTATCGACCCATCATGTACCTCTACTTCCTCTCGCTCGGCCTCGATTTTACCGCGATAGCCGTTCTCGAAGGGATTTACAACGTCACGACGCTCGTTTCCGAAATTCCGACTGGCTACGTCGGTGACCGGGTCGGCCGCCGGAACAGCCTGCTCATCGGAACCGGAATCATCACGCTGACGCTCGTCGGCATCGGCTTCGCCGAAAACTTCGTCCATCTCGCGGCCCTGTACGCCTGCTGGTCGTTCGGCTACACGTTCCGGTCGGGCACCAGCGACGCGTGGCTGTACGATACCCTGACCGACGACCTGTCCGAGGACCAGTTCGCACACGTCCGGGGGCGCGGGCAGTCGGCCGCGCTGCTGGTCGGCGTCGTCGGGTCGGTGTTGGGGGGCTATCTCGCCCAAATCGACCTCGCGTATCCGTTTTTCGTCGCGGCGGGCGTGACGGGAGTCGGAGTTCCCGTCCTCCTCGGGATGGACGAACCCGCGAGCTACGAGGAGAGCGAGTCGGACGAACTCGGCGTCCGGGAGGCTGCCGGTGTCATCCGCGAAACGCTCTCCGAGGAGCGACTGCGGGCGTTCGTCGTCTACTACTTCGTCCTCTTCTCGGCGGTGTCATATCTCGTGTTCATGTACGTCCAACCCGTCCTGAAAACCGTCCTGCCACAGGTCGGTGTCGTCCCCGGGAACGTCGAGCCTATTTTGGGCTGGTTCTACGCGGCCATCAGCCTGCTCTCGGCGGGATTGAGCTACTACACCGGTGCGATTCGGGAGCGGATCGGTCTACGAACGTGGTTCCTCACGATTCCGTTCGTGGTCGGCATCGCGCTCGTTGCGCTCCGTATGATGCCGGTGTTGGCGATTCCGGCGTTCCTGTTCGCTCGGGGTATCGCGGAGACGACGCGGTCGCTCGCGTCCCAGTACGTGAACGACCGTATCGAGACATTGGGTCGGGCTACGGTCCTCTCGTCGCTGGCGATGGTGAGTTCGCTGGCGGTGATTCCCTTCCAACTCGGAAGCGGCGTGCTCTCGGACGTGGCGTCCCCGCTCACGGCGCTGGCGGTGGCTGGCGGCTTCCTCATCGTCGGGTCGCTCGTCGTCATCGGCTGGGAAACGCCGGTGAAATCGGCCACCGGACACCGTGCAGAGGCGGAGTAG
- a CDS encoding tRNA(Ile)(2)-agmatinylcytidine synthase: MTVIGLDDTDSRERGMCTTYLAAQLAERIRDAGGTIERLLLVRLNPAVKHKTRGNAALAIHTDFDPERAFALARSALDSAAETDDPRTNPGLVVAPHAPDGIPDDVAEFSRKAIRELLSREDAERRIDAAGYRHVGWKNGRGKIGALAAIGAHAAFSEWTYEHISYREDERWGTPREVDFDSTFAAADSGYPDVWDTVDRGTGEAVCVPHTPCPILHGIRGDDPDDVRRVAERIEGEPVVKTALFVTNQGTDAHLQDAELQEIEDDRAYRVAGTVASKPETRRGGHVFFTIEDGTTEQLCAAFEPTKRFRNHVRNLRPGDRIAACGEVTDGTLKLEKFAVRSLDTTELVTPNCPDCGRSMKSAGAGQGYRCRRCGTDADGKVERKIERDLELGWYEVPPEARRHIAKPLVRGGFDASIHPER, encoded by the coding sequence GTGACCGTCATCGGTCTCGACGACACCGACTCCCGCGAACGCGGGATGTGTACGACCTACCTCGCGGCGCAACTCGCAGAACGAATTCGAGACGCCGGGGGAACCATCGAGCGATTGCTCCTCGTCCGACTCAATCCCGCCGTGAAACACAAAACACGGGGGAACGCCGCGTTGGCGATACACACGGATTTCGATCCCGAGCGCGCCTTCGCGCTCGCGCGTTCGGCGCTCGATTCGGCCGCCGAGACCGACGACCCGCGGACGAATCCCGGTCTCGTCGTCGCGCCGCACGCTCCCGACGGGATTCCGGACGACGTCGCGGAATTCTCGCGGAAGGCGATTCGGGAGTTACTATCGCGGGAGGACGCCGAGCGACGGATCGACGCGGCGGGCTACCGACACGTCGGGTGGAAGAACGGCCGCGGAAAGATCGGCGCGCTGGCGGCCATCGGCGCGCACGCCGCGTTCTCCGAATGGACCTACGAACACATCTCCTACCGCGAGGACGAACGGTGGGGAACGCCCCGCGAGGTGGACTTCGATTCGACCTTCGCGGCCGCCGATTCGGGGTATCCAGACGTGTGGGACACCGTGGACCGCGGCACCGGCGAAGCGGTCTGTGTTCCGCACACACCCTGTCCCATCCTCCACGGTATTCGCGGCGACGACCCGGACGACGTCCGGCGAGTCGCCGAGCGAATCGAGGGCGAACCCGTCGTCAAAACGGCGCTGTTCGTGACGAATCAGGGGACCGACGCCCACTTGCAGGACGCCGAACTCCAGGAAATCGAGGACGACCGCGCCTACCGCGTGGCCGGAACGGTCGCTTCGAAGCCGGAAACCCGACGTGGCGGCCACGTCTTTTTCACCATCGAGGACGGCACGACCGAACAGTTGTGTGCCGCCTTCGAACCCACGAAGCGATTTCGAAATCACGTTCGGAACCTCCGCCCCGGCGACCGAATTGCGGCCTGCGGCGAGGTCACCGACGGAACCCTCAAGCTGGAGAAGTTCGCCGTCCGGAGCCTCGACACGACCGAACTCGTGACGCCGAACTGCCCCGACTGTGGCCGCTCGATGAAGAGCGCAGGTGCGGGACAGGGCTACCGCTGTCGCCGATGCGGTACGGATGCGGACGGCAAAGTCGAGCGGAAAATCGAGCGCGACCTCGAACTCGGGTGGTACGAGGTGCCGCCGGAAGCGCGCCGCCACATCGCCAAGCCGCTCGTCAGGGGTGGGTTCGACGCGTCGATTCACCCGGAGCGATAA
- a CDS encoding transcriptional regulator codes for MSRSALVGNVTAMLEDAGFVVSDRCAIRPKSFDVAARRGPDLLLLKILGNIDAFDAQTGIEMRRLGTYLDATPLVLGLRTRNQDLEPGVVYFRHGVPVFSPDTAVDLFVEGVPPLVYAAPGGLYVNIDGDILRDERQDRGWSLGQLASELGVSRRTVSKYEGGMNASVEVAVELEALFDRELTSPVEVFDGADEVTAEDEPDQPEAESDDQDMFSTLTRVGFTVHPTSRAPFRTVSEDDREDRVLTSHSAFTRTAEKRARIMSSISQVARTHSVYFVDKTRRETVDGTALVEREEVEDLDDADELQKLIRERAEA; via the coding sequence ATGTCCCGGTCTGCACTGGTCGGAAACGTGACTGCGATGTTAGAGGATGCGGGCTTCGTAGTTAGCGACCGGTGTGCTATCCGACCAAAGAGCTTCGACGTGGCAGCGCGACGAGGACCAGACCTCCTGTTGCTGAAGATTCTCGGCAACATCGACGCGTTCGACGCCCAAACCGGCATCGAGATGCGCCGCCTCGGCACGTATCTCGACGCGACGCCGCTGGTACTCGGGCTTCGGACGCGAAATCAGGACCTCGAACCCGGCGTCGTCTACTTCCGTCACGGCGTTCCGGTGTTCAGCCCGGACACGGCAGTCGATCTGTTCGTGGAGGGCGTCCCGCCGCTCGTCTACGCCGCACCCGGCGGCCTGTACGTCAACATCGACGGCGACATCCTCCGCGACGAGCGCCAGGACCGCGGCTGGAGCCTCGGTCAACTGGCCTCCGAACTCGGCGTCTCGCGTCGCACCGTCTCCAAGTACGAAGGCGGCATGAACGCCAGCGTGGAAGTCGCCGTCGAACTGGAAGCGTTGTTCGACCGCGAACTGACGAGCCCGGTCGAGGTGTTCGACGGTGCCGACGAGGTGACGGCAGAGGACGAACCGGACCAACCGGAAGCCGAATCCGACGACCAAGACATGTTCTCCACGCTCACCCGCGTCGGGTTCACGGTTCACCCCACGAGCAGAGCGCCGTTCCGGACGGTCAGCGAGGACGACCGCGAGGACCGCGTTCTGACGAGTCACTCGGCGTTCACCCGCACGGCCGAAAAACGCGCTCGGATCATGAGTTCCATCAGCCAGGTCGCACGGACCCATTCGGTCTACTTCGTGGACAAGACGCGACGGGAAACCGTGGATGGCACCGCACTGGTCGAACGCGAGGAAGTCGAGGACCTCGACGACGCCGACGAACTTCAGAAGCTGATCCGCGAACGCGCGGAAGCCTGA
- a CDS encoding glutathione S-transferase N-terminal domain-containing protein, which translates to MPNLELYELKGCPFCAKVTSKLDELGLEYESHSVPRSHSARTEVEEISGQTGVPVLVDKEHGVEGMPESDDINEYLEETYGA; encoded by the coding sequence ATGCCGAACCTCGAACTGTACGAACTCAAGGGATGCCCGTTCTGTGCGAAAGTCACGTCAAAACTCGACGAACTCGGTCTGGAGTACGAATCACATTCCGTCCCACGGAGTCATTCGGCGCGGACAGAAGTCGAAGAAATCAGCGGCCAGACCGGCGTTCCGGTACTGGTGGACAAGGAACACGGCGTCGAAGGGATGCCGGAGAGCGACGACATCAACGAGTATCTCGAAGAGACCTACGGCGCGTAA
- the thrS gene encoding threonine--tRNA ligase, translating into MNQQSQKSVIVSLPDGSKREFENAPSVGDVADDIGPGLGRDCVAGIVDGDLVAPEYRIESNADLRIVTPGSDDYVRVLRHSAAHVLAQAVLQLFPDAKPAIGPPTDDGFYYDFDGLDIEQSDLAAIESEMKDIVAAGYDIEREEMSPEEARERLADQPYKLELLDDIVADGEQVTFYRQGEFEDLCAGPHVESTGAVGALSLLEIAGAYWRGDEDEAMLTRIYGTAFERDADLEAFLERREEAEKRDHRKIGREMDLFSVPDHSPGCVNFHPNGMAIRRELEEYVREKNDELGYHEVKTPELNHAELWKKSGHYDHFKEEGEMFAWEQNGHEYGLKPMNCANHAYIYGEQRRSYRDLPLRFSEFGTCYRNEQSGELSGMLRVRGFTQDDGHAFIRKDQIREEIARTLSVIDGMYEVFGLDAHLKLETKPDDAIGDDELWERAHEALRNALEDEGLDYEVAEGEGAFYGPKIAINVEDAIGREWTIGTVQLDFVQPERLGISYVGEDNEEHRPVMVHRALLGSMERFMGVFIEHVAGKFPLWLAPEQVRIFPITDDEAGYAAEIADELGAYRVEVDERDWTLGKKIRAGHDDRVPYMVIVGSDEAESGTLSVRDREERQQGAVEIADFRNHLDGEYGEKRLRPDFLD; encoded by the coding sequence ATGAACCAACAATCACAGAAATCGGTAATCGTATCGCTTCCGGACGGATCGAAACGCGAATTCGAGAACGCACCATCAGTCGGGGACGTCGCCGACGACATCGGGCCGGGACTCGGCAGGGACTGCGTCGCCGGAATCGTCGACGGCGACCTCGTCGCCCCCGAATATCGAATCGAGTCGAACGCCGACCTGCGAATCGTCACGCCGGGGAGTGACGACTACGTTCGGGTGCTGCGACACTCCGCCGCGCACGTCCTCGCACAAGCGGTCCTCCAACTGTTTCCGGACGCAAAGCCCGCCATCGGCCCGCCGACGGACGACGGGTTTTACTACGACTTCGACGGCCTCGACATCGAGCAGTCCGACCTCGCGGCCATCGAGAGCGAGATGAAGGACATCGTCGCGGCGGGGTACGACATCGAGCGCGAGGAGATGTCACCCGAGGAGGCGCGGGAGCGACTCGCCGACCAACCGTACAAACTAGAACTGCTCGACGACATCGTCGCGGACGGGGAGCAGGTCACGTTCTACCGACAGGGAGAGTTCGAGGACCTCTGTGCCGGGCCGCACGTCGAATCGACGGGAGCGGTCGGCGCGCTCTCGTTGCTCGAAATCGCGGGTGCCTACTGGCGCGGCGACGAGGACGAGGCGATGCTCACGCGGATTTACGGCACGGCCTTCGAGCGGGACGCCGACCTCGAAGCGTTCCTCGAACGCCGGGAGGAAGCCGAAAAGCGCGACCATCGAAAGATCGGACGCGAGATGGACCTCTTCTCGGTGCCCGACCACTCGCCGGGGTGTGTCAATTTCCACCCGAACGGGATGGCGATTCGCCGCGAGCTGGAGGAGTACGTCCGCGAGAAGAACGACGAGTTGGGCTACCACGAGGTGAAGACGCCGGAACTCAACCACGCCGAACTGTGGAAGAAGTCGGGCCACTACGACCATTTCAAGGAGGAAGGGGAGATGTTCGCGTGGGAGCAAAACGGCCACGAGTACGGACTCAAGCCGATGAACTGCGCGAATCACGCGTACATCTACGGGGAGCAGCGACGCTCGTATCGTGATCTGCCGCTTCGCTTCTCGGAGTTCGGCACGTGCTATCGGAACGAGCAATCCGGCGAGCTCTCGGGGATGTTGCGCGTTCGGGGATTCACGCAGGACGACGGCCACGCGTTCATTCGCAAGGACCAGATTCGGGAGGAAATCGCCCGCACGCTGTCGGTCATCGACGGGATGTACGAGGTGTTCGGCTTGGACGCTCACCTCAAACTGGAGACGAAACCCGACGACGCAATCGGCGACGACGAGTTATGGGAGCGAGCACACGAGGCGCTTCGAAACGCGTTGGAGGACGAGGGACTCGATTACGAGGTTGCGGAGGGCGAAGGCGCGTTCTACGGGCCGAAAATCGCCATCAACGTTGAGGACGCCATCGGTCGCGAGTGGACGATCGGAACGGTGCAGTTGGACTTCGTGCAACCAGAACGCCTCGGCATCAGTTACGTCGGCGAGGACAACGAGGAACACCGGCCGGTGATGGTCCACCGCGCGCTCCTCGGGTCGATGGAGCGATTCATGGGCGTGTTCATCGAGCACGTTGCCGGGAAATTCCCGCTCTGGCTGGCACCCGAGCAGGTTCGAATCTTTCCCATCACGGACGATGAAGCGGGGTATGCGGCGGAAATCGCGGACGAACTCGGCGCGTACCGCGTCGAAGTCGACGAGCGGGACTGGACGCTCGGAAAGAAGATTCGGGCGGGCCACGACGACCGGGTCCCCTACATGGTCATCGTCGGGAGCGACGAGGCCGAATCGGGGACGCTCTCGGTGCGCGACAGGGAAGAACGACAGCAAGGGGCGGTCGAGATCGCCGATTTCCGGAATCATCTGGACGGCGAGTACGGCGAAAAGCGGCTTCGGCCGGATTTCCTCGACTGA
- a CDS encoding helix-turn-helix domain-containing protein: MVSVTRLNIGTSLPLDEDELTPAEKGVLNLLGEGRCTPAYVASELAIESGTARSLLDGFREVDIVQKPYRGLYELTLEEPAGDGKYRTTETVLVDVPFEDDQFRPTERGILNLLSRGRATPAYLAQELDVTQECVKNRLRDITRLGLVRRVHRGLYALDEE, from the coding sequence ATGGTTTCGGTAACCCGGTTGAACATCGGAACGTCGCTTCCACTCGACGAGGACGAGTTGACACCGGCGGAGAAAGGGGTGTTGAACCTCCTCGGGGAGGGCCGTTGTACACCCGCCTACGTCGCCAGTGAGCTAGCGATCGAATCGGGGACGGCCCGGTCGCTTCTCGATGGATTCCGCGAGGTCGATATCGTGCAAAAACCGTATCGTGGCCTGTACGAATTAACACTCGAAGAACCGGCAGGCGACGGGAAATACCGAACCACCGAAACGGTTTTGGTGGACGTTCCGTTCGAAGACGACCAGTTCAGGCCGACCGAGCGTGGGATTTTGAATCTGCTTTCGAGGGGACGTGCGACACCCGCATACCTCGCACAGGAACTCGACGTCACTCAAGAGTGCGTGAAAAACCGACTTCGGGATATCACCCGACTCGGTCTCGTCCGGCGCGTCCACCGAGGGTTGTACGCGCTGGATGAGGAGTAG
- a CDS encoding ribose-phosphate diphosphokinase: MILSGSASQSLAATLADELNEPLGFVEYQSFPDGELLASAPDFEAHRAIVVASTVSSDAHLELLQLQDAAREWGAEEIVTVLPYMGYGRQDKAFDHGQPISARAVARAISSGTDRVFTVNPHEESVCDFFDVPAESIDAAGRLADPLPDDLTDPVFLSPDEGALDIAETVRNAYGDGVTDYFEKKRLSGTEVEMTPSDTDVTGRDVVITDDIIATGSTMSEAVSLLHGRDVGRVFVTCVHPMLAGNARLKLANAGVEAVYGTDTIERAVSQVSVAPDIANVL, translated from the coding sequence ATGATACTCAGTGGGTCTGCCTCGCAATCTTTGGCGGCCACACTCGCCGATGAGCTGAACGAACCGCTCGGATTCGTGGAGTACCAGTCGTTCCCGGACGGGGAACTGCTCGCAAGCGCACCGGACTTCGAAGCCCACCGTGCCATCGTCGTCGCTTCCACCGTCTCCAGCGACGCACATCTCGAACTTCTGCAACTACAGGACGCCGCCCGTGAATGGGGTGCCGAGGAAATCGTCACCGTCCTCCCGTACATGGGCTACGGGCGACAGGACAAGGCGTTCGACCACGGGCAACCGATTTCCGCCCGAGCAGTCGCCCGTGCCATCAGCAGCGGAACCGACCGCGTGTTCACCGTCAACCCGCACGAGGAATCCGTCTGCGACTTCTTCGACGTTCCCGCCGAATCCATCGACGCCGCGGGTCGCCTCGCGGACCCGCTACCCGACGACTTGACCGACCCCGTCTTTCTCTCCCCCGACGAGGGCGCACTCGACATCGCCGAAACGGTCCGCAACGCGTACGGCGACGGCGTCACCGATTACTTCGAGAAAAAACGCCTCTCCGGCACCGAGGTCGAAATGACGCCCAGCGACACCGACGTGACCGGCCGTGACGTGGTCATCACGGACGACATCATCGCCACGGGTTCGACCATGAGCGAGGCCGTCTCGCTCCTCCACGGGCGTGACGTCGGCCGGGTCTTCGTCACCTGCGTTCACCCCATGCTCGCCGGGAACGCCCGCCTCAAACTCGCAAACGCGGGCGTCGAGGCCGTCTACGGTACGGACACCATCGAACGAGCCGTGAGTCAGGTGTCCGTCGCCCCCGACATTGCGAACGTATTGTAA